A single window of Nitrospira lenta DNA harbors:
- a CDS encoding ABC transporter substrate-binding protein → MGIFYLRSRGRWILIGVVLAVAIVTGNSVVWACGEGDCAEMKRRQQGILTGMPFMAHVSSRSFVDDAGRKMYLAKTPTRIVSLAPSVTEILFAIGAGDQLVGVTDFCDYPPEASTKPKLGYAHPNLESMMALQPDLVLAPQEFLKPDVILKLEQLKVPVFILSAATVENILGHIQTLGRMLDRSVQANAIAMSLRQDIAAVRVRTQTVSPVRVLYVLNSQPLITVGPGSFIDQLLRIAGGANVAAQSQLPYPRLSLEVVLQQDPEVLLFPVGKAEGIPDSEQQTWRQWQSMTAVRQGRLHQIPADLLNRPGPRIGQALTMLVNILHPELVAGPSPLP, encoded by the coding sequence TTGGGGATTTTTTATTTGCGCTCGCGTGGCCGTTGGATTCTGATCGGTGTGGTGTTGGCCGTGGCCATCGTGACGGGTAACTCCGTCGTGTGGGCCTGCGGTGAGGGGGACTGTGCGGAGATGAAGCGGCGTCAGCAGGGGATTCTGACCGGTATGCCGTTTATGGCTCACGTGTCGTCGCGGTCATTCGTCGACGATGCCGGCCGGAAGATGTATTTGGCCAAGACGCCGACGCGTATCGTCTCCCTGGCGCCAAGCGTGACCGAAATCTTGTTTGCCATCGGTGCGGGGGATCAACTCGTCGGGGTGACCGATTTTTGCGACTATCCTCCGGAGGCGTCGACGAAGCCAAAGCTTGGGTATGCCCATCCGAATCTCGAATCGATGATGGCTCTCCAGCCAGATCTCGTCTTGGCCCCGCAGGAATTTCTCAAACCCGATGTCATTCTGAAGCTGGAGCAATTGAAGGTTCCGGTCTTCATCCTGTCCGCCGCGACGGTGGAAAATATTCTAGGACATATTCAAACGCTGGGGCGCATGCTGGATCGCTCGGTGCAGGCCAATGCCATTGCCATGAGCTTGCGGCAGGACATCGCCGCTGTGCGAGTCAGAACTCAGACGGTGTCTCCTGTGCGGGTGCTGTACGTACTGAATAGTCAGCCGTTAATAACCGTGGGGCCGGGAAGTTTTATCGATCAACTGCTTCGAATCGCCGGAGGCGCCAATGTCGCCGCTCAGAGCCAGCTGCCGTATCCACGGCTGAGTTTGGAAGTGGTGCTGCAGCAGGATCCGGAAGTGCTGCTCTTCCCTGTGGGAAAAGCCGAAGGCATTCCAGATAGTGAGCAGCAGACCTGGCGGCAATGGCAGTCCATGACGGCGGTCCGGCAAGGCCGGTTGCACCAGATTCCCGCCGATCTCTTGAACCGGCCGGGGCCTCGAATCGGCCAGGCGCTGACGATGCTGGTGAACATTCTTCACCCTGAGCTTGTGGCTGGACCATCGCCCCTCCCGTAG
- a CDS encoding SemiSWEET transporter has protein sequence METANWIGFVAGTLTTIAFLPQLQRTWRTKSADDMSLAMLVTFTTGVFLWLVYGLYLMAWPIVVTNVITFLLTLTILVLKLKYQKLR, from the coding sequence ATGGAGACTGCGAATTGGATCGGATTCGTTGCCGGGACACTCACCACCATTGCGTTCCTGCCACAACTACAGCGGACCTGGAGGACAAAGTCTGCCGATGATATGTCGCTGGCGATGTTGGTGACCTTTACAACAGGAGTCTTTCTGTGGCTAGTCTACGGTCTGTACCTGATGGCATGGCCGATCGTTGTCACAAACGTCATCACGTTTCTCCTGACACTCACGATCTTGGTGCTCAAGCTGAAGTATCAGAAGCTGCGTTGA
- the rpmB gene encoding 50S ribosomal protein L28 translates to MAFSCDLCQKKPKSGNNVSHANNKTKRVFNPNIQTVRAVIDGANKKIRVCTRCLRSGLVKKAV, encoded by the coding sequence GTGGCATTCTCTTGCGATCTTTGTCAGAAAAAACCGAAATCAGGTAACAACGTCAGTCACGCGAACAACAAGACCAAGCGGGTATTCAACCCTAATATTCAGACTGTTCGCGCCGTCATCGACGGAGCCAACAAAAAGATTCGCGTGTGCACCCGGTGCCTCCGCTCAGGACTGGTCAAGAAGGCCGTCTAG
- the tyrS gene encoding tyrosine--tRNA ligase, producing MSELSRQLDLILRGTVEVIQRAELETKLTRSLKENRPLRVKAGFDPTAPDLHLGHTVLIHKLKHFQDLGHQVLFLIGDFTGMIGDPTGVSETRRALTKEQVQENAKTYQRQIFKILDPQKTVIEFNSTWMGAMTAEGLIQLAAHYRVARMMERDDFHKRFHEQKPISVHEFLYPLVQGYDSVAMKADVELGGTDQKFNLLVGRELQRDFGQESQVVITMPLLEGTDGIKKMSKSVGNYIALEDKPEDMFGKVMSISDALMLRYYELLTTEDLARVKALHPMEAKQSLAELLVARYHGEEAGRQARGAFQHKFSEREFPDEPDVRLVLTEQDLKDGQSIGLVDLVARTGLVTSKSEARRLVIQGGVEFDQKKQSDANATVTLDAGRQYQMKIGRRKFAVVERAK from the coding sequence ATGAGTGAATTGAGTCGGCAGCTTGATCTGATTTTGCGGGGAACCGTGGAGGTCATTCAGCGCGCAGAACTGGAGACGAAGCTGACTCGCTCGTTGAAGGAGAATCGTCCCCTTCGCGTGAAAGCGGGATTCGATCCGACTGCGCCTGATCTGCATCTCGGCCATACGGTCCTGATCCACAAGCTGAAACATTTTCAAGATCTCGGGCATCAGGTGCTCTTCCTGATCGGCGATTTTACCGGCATGATAGGCGATCCCACCGGCGTGTCGGAAACCCGCCGCGCGTTGACCAAAGAGCAAGTGCAGGAGAACGCCAAGACCTATCAGCGGCAGATTTTTAAGATCCTCGATCCGCAGAAGACCGTCATCGAGTTCAATAGTACCTGGATGGGTGCGATGACGGCCGAGGGCTTGATTCAGCTGGCGGCGCACTATCGCGTGGCGCGGATGATGGAGCGGGACGATTTTCACAAACGCTTTCACGAGCAAAAGCCGATCAGCGTCCATGAGTTTCTCTATCCGCTGGTGCAGGGGTACGACTCAGTTGCGATGAAGGCGGATGTGGAGCTGGGTGGGACCGACCAGAAGTTTAATTTATTGGTCGGGCGGGAACTGCAACGGGACTTTGGGCAGGAGTCGCAGGTGGTCATCACGATGCCGTTGCTGGAAGGCACGGACGGCATCAAGAAGATGAGCAAGAGCGTCGGCAACTACATCGCGCTCGAAGATAAGCCGGAAGACATGTTCGGGAAGGTGATGTCGATCAGCGACGCGTTGATGCTGCGGTACTATGAATTGCTCACCACGGAAGATCTTGCGCGAGTGAAGGCATTGCATCCGATGGAAGCGAAGCAGTCGCTGGCCGAGCTTCTTGTGGCTCGGTATCACGGTGAAGAAGCGGGGAGGCAGGCGAGAGGCGCTTTTCAGCACAAATTTTCCGAGCGTGAGTTTCCGGACGAGCCGGATGTGCGGCTCGTGCTGACGGAGCAGGATTTGAAAGATGGGCAGTCGATCGGACTGGTTGATCTTGTAGCCAGGACAGGCTTGGTGACGAGCAAGAGCGAAGCCCGGCGGCTGGTGATTCAAGGTGGCGTGGAATTTGATCAGAAGAAGCAGAGCGACGCCAATGCCACTGTCACGTTGGATGCCGGTCGCCAGTACCAAATGAAAATCGGCCGGCGCAAGTTTGCCGTGGTTGAGCGGGCCAAGTAG
- a CDS encoding helix-hairpin-helix domain-containing protein — MSVLQSLLIKLSMLAMTMGVVLWIGWQVPQTMQRPAVTHAASLFSDNASPTVVPVGEPTIPSAGVSEVRREANSAQRVDLNRATAADFDQLPGVGPVLAKRMVDYRKSVGRFHAVEDLRAVKGIGKKKLEQLKPFVTVAKSAAVEQGKKGPI; from the coding sequence ATGAGCGTGCTTCAGTCGCTCCTCATCAAGCTGAGCATGTTGGCGATGACGATGGGCGTCGTATTGTGGATCGGCTGGCAGGTTCCCCAAACGATGCAGCGGCCTGCGGTGACTCATGCAGCGTCGTTGTTTTCCGATAACGCCTCTCCAACCGTGGTTCCGGTAGGCGAACCAACGATTCCGTCTGCCGGAGTGAGTGAGGTGCGCAGGGAGGCGAATAGCGCGCAACGGGTGGATTTGAACCGTGCGACGGCGGCGGACTTCGATCAGCTTCCGGGCGTCGGGCCGGTGTTGGCCAAACGGATGGTGGATTATCGGAAGTCTGTCGGGCGGTTTCATGCGGTCGAGGATCTGCGGGCGGTGAAGGGGATTGGAAAGAAGAAGCTGGAACAACTGAAGCCATTTGTCACGGTTGCGAAGTCAGCTGCAGTGGAACAGGGAAAGAAGGGGCCGATATGA
- the lpdA gene encoding dihydrolipoyl dehydrogenase: protein MPKHIAILGAGPGGYVAAIRAAQLGARVTVIEQQALGGVCLNWGCIPSKALLSVIELGDKLKKAEDLGLLLSGPPRYDLARMVARKNKVVASLVKGIATLFNAWKIDVVDGRGRLVDARTIAVTAKDGSQRQVQADAILIATGSSWPQLAQFPVDGKTIITSKQALDLESAPPRMIILGAGVEGCECSSLFSGLGTQVTMVELQSAVLPLEDEEVSVLMARELKKRGVDVRTGTTIQEAQVRDGLVVAQLKDGSTVEAEMLLVSIGRGFQSRDIGVEAAGIALGKRGEILVDDRMETNVPGVYAIGDVVGKAMLAHVASAQGKVAVENIMGHPTAIRYDVIPAGIFTLPEVGRVGLTERQAREQAQAAGHDPEQAVKVGRFRYAALGKAQATGDITGLFKVIADAVTGRLLGAHIVGAHAADLIHEAALAIEQGATVSQISHMIHAHPTLAEGFVEAVEDVEGCAIHQMKKKS, encoded by the coding sequence ATGCCGAAACACATCGCGATTCTGGGAGCCGGGCCTGGCGGGTACGTGGCGGCGATTCGCGCGGCCCAATTGGGCGCACGAGTCACGGTCATCGAGCAACAGGCGCTCGGCGGTGTGTGTTTGAATTGGGGCTGTATTCCCAGCAAGGCCCTCCTCTCCGTCATTGAACTCGGCGATAAGCTCAAAAAAGCGGAGGATCTTGGCCTTCTGCTGTCCGGTCCGCCGCGCTACGATCTTGCCCGCATGGTGGCGCGGAAGAACAAGGTGGTGGCGTCGCTGGTCAAGGGCATTGCCACGTTGTTCAACGCTTGGAAGATCGATGTAGTCGATGGCCGCGGCAGGTTGGTCGATGCGCGCACGATTGCGGTGACCGCAAAGGATGGCTCGCAACGGCAGGTGCAGGCGGATGCGATTCTGATTGCTACGGGATCATCCTGGCCGCAGCTGGCGCAATTTCCTGTCGACGGGAAAACCATTATCACCAGCAAGCAGGCGCTCGATCTCGAATCGGCTCCGCCGCGGATGATCATTCTCGGCGCCGGGGTCGAGGGGTGTGAATGCTCCTCGCTCTTCAGTGGCTTGGGTACGCAGGTGACCATGGTCGAGCTGCAATCGGCCGTGCTTCCATTGGAAGATGAAGAGGTTTCTGTGCTGATGGCGCGCGAGCTCAAGAAGCGCGGCGTCGATGTCAGAACGGGCACGACGATTCAAGAGGCGCAGGTGCGTGATGGACTGGTGGTCGCGCAACTCAAAGATGGCAGTACGGTTGAAGCGGAGATGCTTCTGGTCTCGATTGGACGCGGATTTCAATCCCGTGACATCGGGGTCGAGGCAGCCGGTATTGCGCTGGGGAAGCGGGGCGAGATTTTGGTCGATGACCGGATGGAGACGAATGTGCCCGGCGTCTATGCGATCGGCGATGTGGTCGGAAAGGCCATGCTTGCTCATGTGGCGTCGGCGCAAGGGAAAGTCGCCGTTGAAAACATCATGGGGCATCCGACAGCGATCCGCTATGACGTCATTCCTGCCGGTATCTTCACGTTGCCGGAAGTTGGCCGGGTTGGGCTGACGGAACGGCAGGCTCGTGAACAGGCGCAAGCGGCCGGCCACGATCCGGAGCAGGCCGTCAAGGTGGGACGCTTCCGCTACGCGGCGCTGGGTAAGGCGCAAGCGACCGGCGATATCACGGGCCTGTTCAAAGTGATTGCGGATGCGGTGACCGGCCGGTTGCTCGGTGCGCACATTGTCGGCGCCCATGCGGCGGACCTCATTCACGAAGCTGCGCTTGCCATCGAGCAGGGGGCGACGGTATCGCAGATCAGCCACATGATTCATGCCCATCCGACGCTCGCGGAAGGTTTCGTCGAAGCAGTCGAAGATGTCGAGGGTTGTGCGATTCACCAGATGAAGAAGAAATCATGA
- the gcvH gene encoding glycine cleavage system protein GcvH, whose protein sequence is MIPSDLRYHKEHEWVRLNGKQATVGISHFAQDALGDIVFLDMPKVGAVVTAGQQIGEVESTKTTSTIYVPVSGTVSKINTDLKDHPEVVNSDPYGKGWIAVIDLSNPGEVDQLMTAAQYEAFLASQKH, encoded by the coding sequence ATGATTCCGAGCGACTTGCGGTATCACAAAGAACATGAATGGGTGCGTCTCAACGGGAAGCAAGCAACCGTGGGTATCAGCCATTTTGCCCAGGATGCTCTCGGGGATATTGTGTTCCTCGATATGCCGAAAGTCGGCGCCGTGGTGACCGCCGGGCAGCAGATCGGCGAAGTGGAATCGACGAAAACGACATCGACCATTTATGTGCCTGTCAGCGGCACGGTCTCGAAGATCAACACTGACCTGAAGGATCATCCTGAAGTGGTCAACTCCGATCCCTATGGCAAGGGCTGGATCGCCGTGATCGATCTTTCGAATCCCGGAGAGGTCGATCAACTCATGACGGCCGCCCAATACGAAGCCTTTCTCGCCAGTCAGAAACATTAA
- a CDS encoding tetratricopeptide repeat protein, which produces MLSLALLCACSPRLAPPSSSAPLDQIHDDPARDAQLSLLREAHRAFAQERYPAAALFFRRVVDSTVANSPQSVEARWWLGRSYEQMGDYRAAMAEYRALATGEAGGDSRTQRYQQQALSRLDQLRQIPGGSHVTVARQVALGLPLSQLPPVSGWVTWLQTLLKAGVTTVLLDPASSEWGKDRNPETVEAFIGAAHLAGLSVWGTLDFHHGRGIALRPEWLSRSLVMRGVAPNGQEPAMLPDPLHPDYQAVIAERATVLLRAGCDGIFLRARETQGFAQDFSDSSFQLFTSAFGLTITPQQLLGDSVGAGVMAYDREAIYWRWVGWKARSYATVAARIRKLIRDEKPAGRLLIEVHGSTVSEPLIGLEQYGEDLNDLFRRSGGELVIRTEDNKGPALLEQVAQQVGSPDRLWLVRSAMVPETAPLGEWTDGLRAVTLEVEDGNLLLLPRNAANLP; this is translated from the coding sequence ATGCTGTCTCTCGCACTGTTGTGTGCCTGTAGCCCGCGACTGGCTCCTCCTTCCTCTTCAGCCCCGCTTGATCAGATTCACGATGATCCTGCACGCGACGCGCAATTGAGCCTGTTGCGCGAGGCCCACCGGGCGTTCGCGCAGGAACGATATCCCGCAGCCGCACTGTTCTTCCGGCGAGTTGTCGATTCAACCGTGGCTAATTCGCCGCAGTCGGTAGAGGCGCGCTGGTGGCTCGGACGTTCCTATGAGCAGATGGGGGACTATCGTGCGGCCATGGCCGAATACCGCGCCCTCGCCACGGGTGAGGCCGGGGGCGATTCTCGGACACAGCGCTACCAGCAACAGGCGTTGAGTCGGCTTGATCAGTTGCGCCAGATTCCAGGCGGGTCTCATGTCACGGTCGCGCGTCAGGTTGCGTTGGGGCTTCCTCTGTCTCAACTCCCGCCGGTGTCAGGTTGGGTGACGTGGTTGCAGACATTGCTAAAGGCCGGTGTCACAACGGTGTTGCTGGATCCGGCCAGTTCCGAGTGGGGCAAGGATAGGAATCCGGAAACAGTCGAGGCTTTTATTGGTGCGGCGCATCTGGCTGGTCTTTCGGTGTGGGGTACGCTGGATTTCCATCACGGTCGCGGCATCGCGCTTAGGCCCGAATGGCTGAGCCGCTCTCTTGTCATGCGGGGAGTGGCGCCCAACGGCCAGGAGCCGGCGATGCTTCCAGATCCATTGCATCCTGACTATCAAGCTGTCATCGCGGAACGAGCGACGGTGCTGCTGCGGGCCGGTTGCGATGGAATTTTCTTGAGGGCAAGAGAGACGCAGGGCTTCGCGCAAGATTTTTCTGACTCATCATTTCAGCTGTTTACCTCGGCCTTCGGTCTGACCATCACACCGCAGCAATTATTGGGTGACTCCGTTGGTGCCGGGGTAATGGCGTATGACCGGGAGGCGATCTATTGGCGCTGGGTGGGGTGGAAGGCCAGAAGTTATGCCACCGTGGCTGCGCGTATCAGAAAATTGATTCGTGATGAGAAGCCGGCCGGGCGCCTGTTGATTGAGGTTCACGGAAGCACGGTCAGCGAACCGTTGATCGGGTTAGAGCAATACGGTGAGGATCTGAACGACTTGTTCAGGCGGAGTGGAGGGGAACTCGTGATTCGTACAGAGGACAACAAGGGGCCGGCGTTGTTGGAACAGGTCGCTCAGCAAGTGGGTTCGCCCGACCGACTCTGGCTGGTTCGTTCTGCGATGGTGCCGGAGACGGCTCCGCTCGGCGAGTGGACCGACGGGCTCAGGGCAGTCACGCTGGAAGTGGAAGACGGGAATCTGTTGCTGCTGCCTCGAAATGCGGCCAATCTTCCTTGA
- the ndk gene encoding nucleoside-diphosphate kinase → MSERTLAIIKPDAVKKNAVGDIINRYEQAGLKPVAMKLMQMSKPVAEGFYAVHKARPFFDSLCTFMSSGPAVVIVLQGDNAIKKNRELMGATDPAKADANTIRKAHGANIEFNAVHGSDSPETAAFETAYFFPGMEIFS, encoded by the coding sequence ATGAGTGAACGTACGTTAGCGATTATCAAGCCTGATGCCGTGAAGAAGAATGCCGTCGGGGACATCATCAACCGCTATGAGCAAGCAGGGCTGAAGCCGGTGGCGATGAAGCTGATGCAGATGTCCAAGCCGGTCGCGGAGGGATTTTATGCCGTCCATAAGGCGCGGCCGTTCTTCGATAGTCTCTGCACCTTTATGTCGTCCGGGCCGGCGGTCGTGATTGTGTTGCAGGGCGACAATGCGATTAAGAAGAATCGGGAGCTCATGGGTGCGACCGATCCTGCCAAGGCTGACGCGAATACGATTCGCAAGGCGCATGGCGCCAACATTGAGTTCAATGCTGTGCACGGATCGGATTCGCCTGAAACCGCGGCATTCGAGACGGCGTATTTCTTTCCCGGCATGGAAATCTTCAGTTAA
- the mtnA gene encoding S-methyl-5-thioribose-1-phosphate isomerase: MIPTVEWKNGVVRLLDQSRLPEHVEFLDCRDYRAVADAIRELKVRGAPAIGVTAALGVALGAQAVSATEFPAFAQALMPICDHLAVTRPTAVNLFWAIDRMKKKLASLSAQAVPAVKAALLAEAQAILDEDIALCKAMGKHGAELIANGQTVLTHCNAGALATAGYGTALGVIRAAWEQGKKIQVIADETRPVLQGARLTAWELMQDKIPVTLITDNMAGSLMRQGKIQLCVVGADRIAANGDVANKIGTYSVAVLAKAHGIPFYVAAPYSTIDLKTKTGADIPIEQRNSLEVTTIHGSHPIAPAGVAVYNPAFDVTPAELITGIITERGVFKPSELAKQFAS, encoded by the coding sequence ATGATTCCTACAGTTGAATGGAAAAACGGTGTTGTGCGTCTGCTCGATCAGAGCCGGCTGCCCGAGCATGTCGAGTTTCTCGACTGCCGGGACTATCGGGCGGTGGCCGATGCCATTCGTGAATTGAAAGTCCGTGGAGCCCCTGCGATCGGGGTGACGGCCGCGTTGGGTGTGGCGCTGGGTGCGCAGGCGGTCTCAGCGACGGAGTTTCCCGCGTTTGCGCAGGCGCTGATGCCGATCTGCGATCATTTGGCCGTCACCAGGCCGACGGCCGTCAATCTGTTCTGGGCGATCGATCGCATGAAAAAGAAACTTGCTTCCTTGAGCGCGCAGGCGGTTCCCGCTGTGAAGGCCGCGCTGCTGGCCGAGGCGCAAGCGATCCTGGATGAGGACATCGCGTTGTGCAAGGCGATGGGGAAGCATGGCGCGGAGTTGATCGCCAATGGGCAGACCGTACTGACGCATTGCAACGCCGGTGCGCTGGCGACGGCGGGATATGGGACGGCTCTCGGTGTGATTCGCGCAGCTTGGGAGCAGGGGAAGAAAATTCAGGTCATTGCGGATGAGACGCGCCCGGTCTTGCAAGGAGCCCGGCTTACGGCCTGGGAGCTGATGCAGGACAAGATTCCGGTGACGCTCATCACCGACAATATGGCCGGATCACTCATGCGCCAGGGGAAAATCCAGCTCTGTGTCGTCGGCGCCGATCGGATCGCGGCCAATGGCGATGTGGCGAACAAGATCGGTACGTACTCCGTGGCGGTGCTCGCCAAGGCGCACGGCATTCCGTTCTATGTCGCGGCGCCGTATTCAACCATCGATTTGAAGACCAAGACCGGCGCGGACATTCCCATCGAGCAACGCAACTCGTTAGAAGTCACCACCATCCATGGCAGCCACCCGATCGCGCCGGCTGGCGTCGCTGTCTACAATCCAGCCTTCGACGTGACCCCGGCTGAACTGATCACCGGCATCATCACCGAACGGGGCGTCTTCAAGCCGAGTGAACTGGCCAAGCAGTTCGCATCGTAG
- a CDS encoding glycosyltransferase family 4 protein yields the protein MATRVIENELSIAVTPRSWRWLTPTMVAALFGAVTLAVPAVRDLFQLEGVRWLYVLLFAFLGSCALTPIMVQISHRWNLVDIPTERKIHVQPTPRLGGVAVYAGFVGSVLMNSILPDWMIAIMLAGSLLLLVGVIDDIRELPASLKLVAQLVAAGIVIVSGKVLTLFPAGGIGDAANMVLTLLWIVGITNAFNFFDGMDGLASGLAMLMAGFMGMVAFETDQPGVGWLAMAIIGACAGFFPYNFRGGRPAKIFLGDGGSTFLGFTLACLAVKGNWANHSPIVSFSNPLLIFGVLIYDMIHITVERVVTGKVHSVKEWLDYVGKDHLHHRLERALGSRQASVAMIFLLTICLGLSAMALRHAGLQEAVLLLVQAGLIVGMVTILELSGRRR from the coding sequence ATGGCGACGCGAGTAATCGAGAACGAGTTGTCGATAGCCGTGACTCCGCGCTCTTGGCGATGGCTCACGCCCACGATGGTGGCGGCGTTATTCGGGGCGGTGACCCTGGCCGTGCCTGCGGTCCGCGACCTGTTTCAGTTAGAGGGGGTGCGCTGGCTGTATGTCTTGCTGTTTGCGTTTCTCGGAAGCTGTGCCCTTACCCCGATCATGGTGCAAATCAGTCATCGCTGGAATCTTGTAGATATCCCGACAGAGCGCAAAATTCATGTGCAGCCCACGCCTCGGCTCGGCGGCGTGGCGGTCTATGCGGGCTTTGTCGGATCCGTGCTGATGAATTCAATTCTTCCTGACTGGATGATAGCGATTATGCTGGCGGGCTCGCTGCTGTTACTCGTCGGCGTGATCGATGATATCCGGGAATTGCCCGCCTCATTGAAACTCGTCGCGCAGCTCGTGGCGGCCGGCATTGTCATCGTCTCCGGAAAAGTGCTCACGCTTTTTCCGGCAGGCGGCATCGGGGATGCAGCCAACATGGTGCTGACTCTGCTCTGGATCGTCGGGATTACGAACGCTTTTAACTTCTTCGACGGCATGGACGGGCTGGCCTCCGGGTTAGCCATGTTGATGGCGGGGTTTATGGGAATGGTCGCCTTTGAAACCGACCAGCCCGGTGTAGGATGGTTGGCGATGGCCATCATCGGCGCCTGTGCCGGCTTCTTCCCGTACAACTTTCGGGGCGGCCGGCCGGCCAAAATTTTTCTCGGCGACGGCGGATCAACCTTCCTCGGATTTACGCTCGCGTGCCTGGCCGTCAAGGGCAACTGGGCCAACCATAGTCCCATCGTGTCGTTCAGCAATCCGCTGCTGATTTTCGGCGTGCTCATCTACGACATGATCCACATAACCGTGGAGCGTGTGGTCACTGGAAAGGTGCATTCCGTGAAAGAGTGGCTGGACTATGTGGGGAAGGACCATCTGCATCATCGCTTAGAGCGGGCGTTGGGGTCCCGGCAGGCCAGCGTGGCTATGATTTTTCTGCTTACGATCTGTCTCGGTCTTTCCGCCATGGCGCTCCGCCATGCCGGCCTTCAAGAGGCGGTTCTGCTGCTCGTCCAAGCCGGGCTCATAGTCGGCATGGTGACCATCCTTGAATTGAGCGGTCGTCGTCGTTAG
- a CDS encoding DegT/DnrJ/EryC1/StrS family aminotransferase produces the protein MTITTTMIPHSRPSIEPEDIRAVTAVLQSGHLAQGAVVEQFERGMAAYVGVAGGVAVNSGTMALEVALRVLDIGPGDEVLLPSYVCAAPWQAVQRVGAQARLVDIDPETFQIDAALARAAITSKTRAIIVPHLFGLPADLTALAQLGVPLIEDCAQTLGAMEQGRSVGSVGVLTVCSFYANKLLCAGEGGMVLSNDPVLLERARALREYDGAPSLNPQATNLKMTDLQAAVGLAQLNRLPELLARRVSLAQSYREALAGSSAILPVVPGGRSHVYYRFVVRISKTRPGSDELSECLGRLERQGVQCRKPVFRSLHRYLGLDGFPASEAAEEEALSVPLYPDLTGEEAAQVCMVMRDEWRRE, from the coding sequence ATGACGATCACGACGACCATGATTCCTCACTCCCGTCCGTCCATCGAACCGGAAGACATCCGTGCGGTCACCGCGGTGCTGCAGTCCGGCCATCTTGCGCAGGGCGCGGTGGTCGAGCAGTTCGAGCGGGGCATGGCTGCCTATGTCGGCGTGGCCGGCGGCGTGGCGGTCAATTCGGGAACGATGGCGCTGGAAGTGGCGCTGCGCGTGTTGGACATCGGCCCCGGCGATGAGGTGCTGCTGCCCAGCTATGTGTGTGCGGCGCCGTGGCAAGCGGTCCAGCGTGTGGGTGCGCAGGCGCGTCTGGTGGATATTGACCCGGAGACGTTTCAGATCGATGCCGCTCTGGCCCGTGCGGCGATCACGTCCAAGACTCGCGCGATCATTGTGCCGCATCTGTTTGGGTTGCCTGCAGACCTGACGGCGCTTGCGCAGTTGGGGGTGCCGCTCATTGAGGATTGCGCGCAGACGTTGGGTGCCATGGAGCAGGGGCGGTCTGTCGGCTCGGTGGGGGTGCTCACCGTCTGTTCGTTCTATGCAAACAAGTTATTGTGCGCCGGCGAAGGGGGGATGGTGCTCTCCAACGATCCTGTCTTGCTTGAGCGGGCGCGCGCGTTGCGGGAGTATGACGGCGCTCCTTCGCTGAATCCCCAGGCGACGAATCTCAAGATGACGGACTTGCAGGCGGCCGTTGGGTTGGCGCAATTGAATCGACTTCCGGAATTGCTTGCCCGGCGGGTGAGTCTGGCTCAAAGCTATCGCGAAGCGCTGGCCGGCAGTTCCGCAATCCTGCCGGTTGTACCGGGCGGCAGATCGCACGTCTATTATCGATTCGTTGTGCGGATCTCCAAGACGCGACCGGGTTCGGATGAACTGAGCGAATGTCTGGGGCGATTGGAGCGACAGGGCGTGCAATGCCGGAAGCCGGTGTTTCGGTCGCTGCATCGCTATCTCGGTCTCGACGGGTTTCCGGCCAGTGAGGCGGCGGAGGAGGAAGCTCTTTCTGTCCCGCTCTATCCTGATCTGACCGGCGAAGAAGCGGCCCAGGTATGTATGGTAATGAGGGACGAATGGCGACGCGAGTAA